In Bacillus sp. DX3.1, the following proteins share a genomic window:
- the dnaA gene encoding chromosomal replication initiator protein DnaA, with product MENISDLWNSALKELEKKVSKPSYETWLKSTKAHALKKDTLTITAPNEFARDWLESHYSELIAETLYHLTGAELEIRFIIPQSQAEEEIDYPPAKKKRTNDEPNHFPKSMLNPKYTFDTFVIGSGNRFAHAASLAVAEAPAKAYNPLFIYGGVGLGKTHLMHAIGHYVIEHNPNAKVVYLSSEKFTNEFINSIRDNKAVDFRNKYRNVDVLLIDDIQFLAGKEQTQEEFFHTFNALHEESKQIVISSDRPPKEIPTLEDRLRSRFEWGLITDITPPDLETRIAILRKKAKAEGLDIPNEVMLYIANQIDSNIRELEGALIRVVAYSSLINKDINADLAAEALKDIIPNSKPKIISIYDIQKAVGDVFQIKLEDFKAKKRTKSVAFPRQIAMYLSRELTDSSLPKIGEEFGGRDHTTVIHAHEKISKLLKADTQLQKQVEEINDILK from the coding sequence TTGGAAAATATCTCTGATTTATGGAATAGCGCCTTAAAAGAACTAGAAAAAAAGGTGAGTAAACCGAGCTATGAAACATGGCTAAAATCAACAAAAGCACACGCCTTAAAAAAAGATACATTGACCATTACAGCCCCGAACGAATTCGCTCGTGACTGGTTAGAATCTCATTATTCAGAACTAATCGCAGAAACACTTTATCATTTAACAGGGGCGGAACTAGAAATTCGCTTTATTATTCCGCAAAGTCAAGCTGAAGAGGAGATTGACTATCCTCCTGCTAAAAAGAAAAGAACGAATGATGAACCTAACCACTTTCCTAAGAGCATGTTAAATCCAAAATATACATTCGATACATTTGTTATCGGCTCTGGGAACCGATTTGCTCATGCAGCTTCTTTAGCAGTTGCAGAAGCACCTGCTAAAGCATATAACCCGTTGTTTATCTATGGGGGTGTAGGACTCGGAAAAACACACTTAATGCATGCAATCGGGCATTATGTAATTGAACATAACCCAAATGCAAAAGTCGTTTACTTATCATCGGAAAAATTTACAAACGAATTTATTAACTCTATTCGCGATAATAAAGCGGTTGATTTTCGTAATAAATATCGTAATGTAGATGTTTTACTTATAGATGATATTCAATTTCTTGCCGGAAAAGAACAAACGCAAGAAGAATTCTTCCATACGTTTAATGCACTACACGAAGAGAGTAAACAAATTGTAATTTCAAGTGATCGACCACCAAAAGAAATTCCGACGCTAGAAGATCGTCTTCGTTCACGTTTCGAGTGGGGGCTCATTACAGATATTACACCGCCAGATTTAGAAACAAGAATTGCAATTTTACGTAAGAAGGCAAAAGCAGAAGGCCTTGATATTCCAAACGAAGTCATGTTGTATATTGCCAATCAAATCGACTCTAATATTCGTGAACTAGAAGGTGCGCTGATTCGAGTTGTTGCTTATTCATCTCTGATTAATAAAGATATTAATGCAGATTTAGCTGCCGAAGCTCTTAAAGATATTATTCCAAATTCTAAACCTAAAATTATTTCTATTTATGATATTCAAAAGGCAGTTGGGGATGTTTTTCAAATTAAATTAGAAGATTTCAAAGCAAAAAAACGTACGAAATCAGTTGCATTCCCGCGTCAAATCGCAATGTATCTTTCACGCGAATTAACAGATTCATCTTTGCCAAAAATTGGTGAGGAGTTTGGTGGACGTGATCATACCACTGTCATTCACGCACATGAAAAAATTTCAAAACTATTAAAAGCTGATACACAGTTGCAAAAACAGGTTGAAGAAATTAATGATATTTTAAAGTAG
- the dnaN gene encoding DNA polymerase III subunit beta, with translation MRFTIQKDFLVRSVQDVMKAISSRTTIPILTGIKIVATEDGVTLTGSDADISIESFIPTEEAGKEIVEIAQSGSIVLQAKYFSEIVKKLPKESVEISIENHFMAKIKSGKSEFNLNGLDAAEYPLLPQIEEHHVFKIPTDLLKHMIRQTVFAVSTSETRPILTGVNWKVYNSELICIATDSHRLALRKAKIEGHNIANEFQANVVIPGKSLNELSKILDESEEMVDIVITEYQVLFRTKHLLFFSRLLEGNYPDTTRLIPAESKTDIFVNTKEFLQAIDRASLLARDGRNNVVKLSTLEQQMLELSSNSPEIGKVVEEVQCEKVEGEELKISFSAKYMMDALKALDSTEIKISFTGAMRPFLIRTVNDDSIIQLILPVRTY, from the coding sequence ATGCGTTTTACAATTCAAAAAGACTTTCTTGTAAGAAGTGTACAAGATGTAATGAAAGCTATTTCCTCTCGTACAACAATTCCAATTCTTACAGGAATCAAAATCGTAGCAACTGAAGATGGTGTTACATTAACAGGAAGCGATGCTGATATCTCAATTGAATCCTTTATACCAACCGAAGAAGCTGGTAAAGAGATTGTTGAAATAGCACAATCAGGAAGTATTGTTTTACAAGCAAAATATTTTAGTGAGATCGTAAAAAAATTACCTAAAGAATCAGTAGAGATTTCAATAGAAAATCATTTTATGGCAAAAATAAAATCGGGAAAATCAGAGTTTAATTTAAACGGTTTAGATGCTGCTGAATATCCTTTATTACCACAAATTGAAGAACATCATGTATTTAAGATTCCAACAGATTTACTAAAACACATGATTCGTCAAACTGTATTTGCTGTATCAACTTCTGAAACACGTCCCATCTTGACAGGTGTAAACTGGAAGGTATATAACAGCGAGTTGATTTGTATTGCAACAGATAGTCATCGTTTGGCACTTCGTAAAGCAAAAATCGAAGGTCACAATATTGCGAATGAGTTTCAAGCTAATGTTGTTATTCCAGGAAAGAGTTTAAATGAATTAAGTAAAATTCTTGATGAGTCAGAAGAAATGGTTGATATTGTTATTACGGAGTATCAAGTATTGTTTCGTACCAAACATCTATTATTCTTCTCTAGATTGTTAGAAGGGAATTATCCTGATACAACTAGACTTATTCCAGCGGAAAGCAAAACAGATATATTTGTAAATACAAAAGAATTTTTACAAGCGATTGATCGTGCTTCTTTATTGGCGAGGGATGGTCGAAATAATGTTGTAAAGTTATCTACCTTAGAGCAGCAAATGTTAGAACTTTCTTCGAATTCACCAGAAATCGGAAAAGTAGTTGAAGAAGTTCAGTGTGAAAAAGTTGAAGGAGAAGAATTAAAAATCTCCTTTAGTGCAAAATATATGATGGATGCACTAAAAGCGTTAGACAGTACCGAAATTAAAATTAGCTTTACTGGTGCAATGAGACCATTTTTAATTCGTACAGTAAATGACGATTCCATCATCCAATTAATTTTACCGGTTCGTACTTACTAA
- the yaaA gene encoding S4 domain-containing protein YaaA gives MKRIKISTEYITLGQFLKLADVIDTGGAVKWFLQEYEVYVNQELENRRGRKLYANDIVEIPESGTFQVQA, from the coding sequence ATGAAACGTATTAAGATTTCGACAGAGTATATTACACTAGGACAATTTTTAAAGCTGGCTGATGTAATTGATACAGGCGGCGCTGTAAAATGGTTTTTACAAGAATATGAAGTGTATGTGAATCAAGAACTTGAAAATAGAAGAGGCCGAAAGTTATATGCAAATGACATTGTTGAAATTCCGGAGAGCGGAACATTTCAAGTTCAGGCATAA
- the recF gene encoding DNA replication/repair protein RecF: MYITEIQLKNYRNYEHLDLSFEDKVNVIIGENAQGKTNLMEAIYVLAMAKSHRTSNDRELIRWDEDYGKIKGRLQKRNSSLSLELNISKKGKKAKLNQLEQQKLSQYIGEMNVVMFAPEDLNLVKGSPQVRRRFLDMELGQIAPVYLYELSQYQKVLTQRNHLLKKMQGNSKNEETMLDVFTLQLIEHGAKILRKRFEFLHLLQEWAAPIHHGISRGLEELEIVYKPSVDVSESMDLSKIKEVYYESFQSVKQREIFRGTTLIGPHRDDLQFFVNSKNVQVFGSQGQQRTTALSLKLAEIELIYSEVNEYPILLLDDVLSELDDYRQSHLLNTIQGKVQTFVTTTSVDGIEHETLKQAKTIHVTNGTVDCEIDRR, from the coding sequence TTGTATATTACAGAAATACAATTAAAAAACTATCGCAATTATGAACATCTAGATCTTTCCTTCGAGGATAAAGTCAATGTAATTATTGGTGAAAATGCGCAAGGGAAAACAAATTTGATGGAAGCTATTTATGTATTAGCGATGGCCAAATCTCATCGAACTTCGAATGACCGTGAACTTATCCGATGGGACGAGGATTATGGTAAAATAAAAGGTAGATTACAAAAACGAAATAGCTCCTTGTCTTTAGAATTAAACATTTCTAAAAAAGGGAAGAAGGCAAAGTTGAATCAACTTGAACAGCAAAAATTGAGCCAATATATTGGCGAAATGAATGTTGTTATGTTTGCCCCAGAAGATTTAAATCTTGTAAAAGGAAGCCCTCAAGTACGAAGACGCTTTTTGGATATGGAGCTTGGACAAATAGCTCCTGTGTATTTGTATGAATTAAGTCAATATCAAAAAGTGCTCACGCAGCGAAATCACTTGCTGAAGAAAATGCAAGGGAATAGTAAAAACGAGGAAACAATGCTAGATGTGTTTACACTTCAACTTATTGAACATGGTGCGAAAATCCTGCGAAAACGTTTTGAATTTTTGCATTTGCTACAAGAGTGGGCCGCTCCAATTCATCACGGGATTAGCAGAGGATTAGAGGAACTAGAAATAGTTTATAAACCAAGCGTAGATGTATCAGAATCAATGGATTTGTCGAAAATAAAAGAAGTATACTATGAAAGTTTTCAATCTGTGAAACAACGTGAAATTTTCCGTGGTACGACTTTAATTGGTCCTCATCGTGATGATTTACAATTCTTCGTTAATAGTAAAAATGTTCAAGTCTTTGGTTCGCAAGGACAACAACGAACAACCGCACTTTCCCTAAAGTTAGCTGAAATTGAATTAATTTATTCAGAGGTTAACGAATATCCAATCCTCTTACTAGATGATGTGTTATCAGAATTAGATGATTATCGTCAATCACATCTGCTAAATACAATTCAAGGAAAAGTGCAAACATTTGTGACAACGACGAGTGTCGACGGAATTGAACACGAAACATTAAAGCAAGCAAAAACAATTCATGTAACGAACGGCACGGTAGATTGTGAAATAGACAGAAGATAG
- the gyrB gene encoding DNA topoisomerase (ATP-hydrolyzing) subunit B, translated as MEQKQMQENAYDESQIQVLEGLEAVRKRPGMYIGTTSGKGLHHLVWEIVDNSIDEALAGYCDEINVSIEEDNSIVVTDNGRGIPVGIQEKMGRPAVEVIMTVLHAGGKFGGGGYKVSGGLHGVGASVVNALSTELEVFVHRDGKIHYQKYERGIPAADLKVIGETDRTGTITRFKPDPEIFTETTEYEFDTLATRMRELAFLNRNIRMIIEDKREQKQKKEFHYEGGIKSYVEHLNRSKEPIHEEPVYVEGSKDGIQVEVALQYNEGYTNHIYSFTNNIHTYEGGTHEVGFKTALTRVINDYGRKNNILKDADSNLTGEDVREGLTAIVSIKHPNPQFEGQTKTKLGNSEARTITESIFSEAFEKFLLENPNVARKVVDKGTMAARARVAAKKARELTRRKSALEVSSLPGKLADCSAKDPSISEIYIVEGDSAGGSAKQGRDRHFQAILPLKGKIINVEKARLDKILSNDEVRTIITAIGTNVGGDFDIEKARYHKIIIMTDADVDGAHIRTLLLTFFYRYMRQLLEYGYVYIAQPPLFKVQQGKRIEYAYNDKELERILAEIPKQPKPGIQRYKGLGEMNPTQLWETTMDPEVRSLLQVSLQDAIEADETFEILMGDKVEPRRNFIQENARYVKNLDI; from the coding sequence ATGGAACAAAAACAAATGCAGGAAAATGCATATGATGAAAGTCAAATACAGGTACTAGAAGGTTTAGAAGCAGTTCGGAAACGTCCTGGTATGTACATTGGTACTACAAGCGGAAAGGGTCTTCATCACCTTGTATGGGAAATCGTTGATAATAGTATTGACGAAGCATTAGCAGGGTATTGTGACGAGATTAATGTCAGTATTGAAGAAGACAACAGTATTGTTGTAACAGATAATGGTCGTGGTATTCCGGTTGGTATACAAGAAAAGATGGGACGTCCTGCTGTAGAAGTTATTATGACTGTTCTTCATGCTGGTGGTAAATTCGGCGGTGGTGGTTATAAAGTTTCTGGTGGTTTGCACGGTGTAGGGGCATCTGTTGTAAATGCTCTTTCCACAGAATTAGAAGTATTTGTACATCGTGATGGAAAAATTCATTATCAAAAGTATGAACGTGGTATTCCAGCTGCAGATCTAAAAGTAATTGGAGAAACCGATCGTACAGGAACAATAACGCGTTTTAAACCAGATCCGGAAATCTTTACTGAGACAACGGAGTATGAGTTTGATACATTAGCAACACGTATGCGTGAACTAGCATTCTTGAACCGTAATATTAGAATGATAATTGAAGATAAGCGTGAACAGAAACAAAAGAAAGAATTTCATTATGAAGGTGGAATTAAATCTTACGTTGAGCATTTAAATCGCTCCAAGGAGCCAATTCATGAGGAACCTGTATATGTAGAAGGTTCAAAAGATGGCATTCAGGTTGAAGTTGCGCTTCAATATAACGAAGGATATACAAATCATATTTATTCGTTTACAAATAATATCCATACTTACGAGGGTGGTACACATGAAGTTGGCTTTAAAACAGCTTTAACGCGTGTAATTAATGATTATGGACGAAAAAATAATATTTTAAAAGATGCTGATAGTAATCTAACGGGTGAAGATGTTCGTGAAGGTTTAACAGCAATCGTGTCCATCAAACATCCAAACCCACAGTTTGAGGGACAAACCAAAACAAAGCTTGGAAATAGTGAAGCAAGAACGATTACAGAGTCTATATTCTCAGAGGCTTTTGAAAAGTTTTTACTTGAGAATCCAAACGTAGCTCGTAAAGTTGTAGATAAGGGAACAATGGCAGCGAGAGCACGCGTTGCTGCTAAAAAAGCTCGTGAATTAACGCGCCGAAAAAGTGCGTTAGAAGTATCTAGTTTACCAGGTAAATTAGCAGATTGTTCTGCTAAGGATCCTTCTATTAGTGAAATTTATATTGTAGAGGGTGACTCTGCGGGAGGTTCTGCGAAACAAGGTCGTGACCGTCACTTCCAAGCAATTCTACCGCTAAAAGGTAAAATCATTAACGTAGAAAAAGCACGTTTAGACAAAATCTTATCTAACGATGAAGTACGTACGATTATCACGGCGATTGGTACTAACGTTGGCGGAGATTTTGATATTGAAAAGGCTCGTTATCATAAGATTATTATTATGACGGATGCCGATGTCGATGGTGCGCATATTCGTACTCTATTATTAACGTTCTTTTATCGTTATATGCGCCAACTTCTTGAATATGGTTATGTGTATATTGCACAGCCACCTTTGTTCAAAGTACAACAAGGAAAAAGAATTGAGTATGCTTACAATGATAAAGAGCTTGAACGCATATTAGCAGAGATTCCAAAACAACCAAAACCAGGTATTCAGCGCTATAAAGGTCTTGGGGAAATGAATCCAACACAGTTATGGGAAACAACAATGGATCCAGAAGTACGTTCTCTTCTTCAAGTTTCACTTCAAGATGCAATAGAAGCAGATGAAACATTTGAAATTTTAATGGGAGATAAAGTTGAACCGCGTCGTAACTTTATCCAAGAAAACGCAAGATATGTGAAAAACCTTGATATTTAA
- the gyrA gene encoding DNA gyrase subunit A, which yields MSDNQQQGRIREVNISHEMRTSFLDYAMSVIVSRALPDVRDGLKPVHRRILYAMNDLGITADKAYKKSARIVGEVIGKYHPHGDSAVYQTMVRMAQDFSQRYMLVNGHGNFGSVDGDFAAAMRYTEAKMSKISMELLRDISKNTIDYQDNYDGSEREPIVLPARFPNLLVNGATGIAVGMATNIPPHQLGEVIDGVLALSHNSEITIAELMEYIPGPDFPTAGQILGRSGIRRAYETGHGTVILRGRVEIEEKANGKSTIIVNELPYQVNKARLIEKIAELVRDKKIDGITDLRDESDRNGMRIVMELRRDVNANVLLNNLYKHTALQTSFGINMLSLVNGEPKVLNLKQTLYHYLEHQKVVIRRRTAYELEKAEARAHILEGLRVALDHLDEVISLIRSSKTAEIAKQGLMDRFGLSEKQAQAILDMRLQRLTGLEREKIEEEYKELLKLIAELRAILADEEKVLEIIREELTEVKERFNDTRRSEIIIGGMESIEDEDLIPEQNIAITLTHNGYIKRLPASTYKTQNRGGRGVQGMGTNDDDFVEQLLTTSTHDHILFFTNKGKVYRTKGYEIPEYSRTAKGIPIINLLEVDKGEWINAIIPIREFGDDQYLFFTTKQGISKRTPLSSFANIRTNGLIAISLREEDEVISVRLTSGDKDIIVGTSNGMLIRFHEQDVRSMGRNAAGVKAITLGEEDQVVGMEIVEEDTNVLIVTKNGYGKRTPVDEYRLQSRGGKGLKTCNITDKNGKLVAVKSVTGEEDIMLITVAGVIIRMPVDQISQMGRNTQGVRLIRLGDEQEVATVAKAQKDEEEEGSEEASEE from the coding sequence ATGTCAGACAACCAACAACAAGGCCGGATTCGAGAGGTTAATATTAGCCATGAAATGCGTACCTCGTTTTTAGATTATGCGATGAGCGTTATCGTATCTCGTGCGCTGCCAGATGTTCGAGATGGATTAAAACCTGTTCACCGTAGAATTTTATATGCGATGAACGATTTAGGAATTACTGCTGATAAAGCATATAAAAAATCTGCACGTATTGTTGGTGAAGTAATTGGTAAGTACCATCCGCACGGTGATTCGGCAGTATATCAAACAATGGTGCGAATGGCCCAAGACTTTAGTCAACGTTATATGCTCGTAAATGGACATGGGAACTTCGGTTCTGTCGATGGTGATTTTGCAGCTGCAATGCGTTATACAGAAGCAAAAATGTCCAAGATTTCTATGGAATTACTGCGTGATATTTCTAAAAATACAATCGATTATCAAGATAACTACGATGGTTCGGAAAGAGAACCTATTGTATTACCGGCGCGTTTTCCTAATTTATTAGTAAATGGTGCAACAGGTATCGCTGTTGGTATGGCAACGAATATTCCACCTCATCAACTAGGTGAAGTAATTGATGGCGTACTAGCGTTAAGTCATAATTCTGAAATTACAATTGCTGAATTAATGGAGTATATTCCAGGTCCAGACTTCCCTACAGCGGGTCAAATTCTAGGACGCAGTGGTATTCGAAGAGCGTATGAAACAGGACACGGGACGGTTATTCTTCGTGGAAGAGTAGAAATTGAAGAGAAGGCAAATGGAAAGTCAACGATTATTGTAAATGAATTACCATATCAGGTGAATAAAGCAAGATTGATCGAAAAGATTGCTGAACTTGTTCGCGATAAAAAGATTGATGGTATTACAGATTTACGTGATGAATCAGATCGAAATGGTATGCGTATCGTGATGGAATTAAGACGTGACGTAAATGCAAATGTATTACTAAATAACTTATATAAACATACAGCGCTTCAAACAAGTTTTGGTATTAATATGTTGTCACTCGTAAATGGGGAACCAAAGGTATTAAACTTAAAACAAACTTTATATCATTATTTAGAGCATCAAAAAGTTGTGATCCGCAGACGTACTGCCTATGAATTAGAGAAAGCGGAAGCGCGTGCTCATATTTTAGAAGGTTTACGTGTTGCGCTAGATCATCTTGATGAAGTGATTAGTCTAATTCGTAGCTCGAAAACTGCTGAAATTGCAAAGCAAGGATTAATGGACCGTTTCGGTTTAAGTGAGAAACAAGCACAAGCAATTTTAGATATGCGTTTGCAGCGTTTAACAGGATTAGAACGTGAAAAAATTGAAGAAGAATATAAAGAATTACTGAAGTTAATCGCGGAGTTACGAGCAATTTTAGCAGATGAAGAGAAGGTTCTCGAAATCATTCGCGAAGAGTTAACAGAAGTGAAGGAACGTTTTAATGATACAAGACGATCAGAAATTATAATCGGTGGCATGGAATCAATTGAAGATGAAGATTTAATTCCAGAGCAAAATATTGCCATTACGCTTACACATAATGGTTATATTAAACGATTACCAGCGTCTACGTATAAAACGCAAAATCGCGGAGGGCGTGGCGTTCAAGGAATGGGTACGAACGATGATGACTTTGTCGAGCAATTATTGACAACATCTACTCACGATCATATTTTATTCTTCACAAACAAAGGAAAAGTATACCGTACGAAAGGGTATGAGATTCCAGAGTATAGTCGCACGGCGAAAGGTATACCAATTATCAACTTATTAGAAGTAGATAAAGGGGAATGGATCAATGCTATTATTCCTATTCGTGAATTTGGCGATGATCAGTACTTGTTCTTTACAACAAAACAAGGTATCTCAAAGAGAACGCCTCTTTCATCATTTGCTAATATACGTACCAACGGTTTAATTGCCATCTCTCTTCGTGAAGAAGATGAAGTTATTTCTGTACGTTTAACATCGGGTGATAAAGATATTATTGTTGGAACAAGCAACGGTATGCTAATTCGTTTCCATGAGCAAGACGTTCGTTCAATGGGACGTAATGCCGCGGGTGTAAAAGCTATTACACTAGGCGAGGAAGATCAAGTTGTTGGTATGGAAATTGTAGAAGAAGATACAAATGTCTTAATTGTAACGAAAAATGGTTACGGAAAGCGTACACCAGTTGATGAATATCGCTTGCAAAGCCGAGGCGGTAAAGGTCTTAAAACATGTAATATTACAGATAAGAACGGTAAGTTAGTAGCCGTGAAATCTGTAACTGGTGAAGAGGATATTATGCTTATTACGGTTGCTGGTGTCATTATCCGTATGCCAGTTGATCAAATCTCGCAAATGGGGCGTAATACACAAGGCGTACGATTAATTCGCTTAGGCGATGAACAAGAAGTAGCAACTGTAGCGAAAGCTCAAAAAGATGAAGAAGAAGAAGGAAGCGAAGAAGCTTCAGAGGAATAA
- a CDS encoding YaaC family protein, producing the protein MHHTSHTWQQLSFFFSSQHVQRYLVHCYEKLPIENAEKKSFENCYPFIYYLEHGKSYYELCKTAPFSIQPMLQFYGMSQLLKACLLTVDPNYPESTTVLAHGVTTRKRKKQGYQFLEDEVKIQKNGLFTHVAERMFHMKHLETEKFTMLELTKKIAELKNLFQYSQKKQMLYKVDKVSEHHISFPPAILDRLHMTKERFIRHIETTCKHLFIHYTPNELNKSSLVFSTPIETWNPLYSTPFSYDCHTHTYYLPTTHDVRNHKALLPELLTHYLLLYNLSMISRYETDWWYDLLGSYASEDYPFIYQFLAVSAQKIPYYISLFLLTQQSAIS; encoded by the coding sequence ATGCACCATACATCTCATACTTGGCAGCAATTAAGTTTCTTTTTTTCATCCCAACATGTACAACGTTATCTTGTCCACTGCTATGAAAAATTACCTATTGAAAATGCTGAAAAGAAGAGCTTCGAAAATTGCTATCCCTTTATTTATTATTTGGAACATGGGAAAAGTTATTATGAATTATGTAAAACTGCCCCATTCTCCATTCAACCTATGTTGCAGTTTTATGGCATGAGCCAGCTCTTAAAGGCTTGCTTATTAACCGTCGATCCGAATTATCCAGAATCAACGACAGTCTTAGCACACGGCGTAACAACACGTAAACGAAAGAAACAAGGATATCAATTTTTAGAAGATGAAGTAAAAATACAAAAAAATGGGTTATTTACTCATGTGGCGGAACGAATGTTTCACATGAAACATTTGGAAACTGAAAAATTTACAATGCTAGAACTAACGAAAAAAATTGCTGAATTAAAAAACCTGTTTCAGTACAGTCAAAAAAAACAAATGCTATACAAAGTCGATAAAGTAAGTGAACATCATATTTCATTTCCCCCTGCTATACTAGATCGTTTGCATATGACGAAAGAACGTTTTATTCGTCATATAGAAACAACATGTAAGCATCTTTTTATTCACTACACGCCAAATGAATTAAATAAATCTTCCTTAGTGTTTTCGACACCTATTGAAACATGGAATCCATTATATAGCACACCTTTTTCTTATGATTGTCATACACATACCTACTATTTACCGACAACTCATGATGTCCGTAATCATAAAGCACTTTTACCGGAACTACTTACACATTATTTACTACTCTACAATTTGAGTATGATTTCTCGCTATGAAACAGATTGGTGGTACGACTTATTGGGAAGCTATGCTTCTGAAGATTATCCGTTTATTTATCAATTTTTAGCTGTCTCTGCTCAAAAAATCCCTTATTATATTTCGTTGTTTTTACTTACTCAACAATCCGCCATTTCTTAG
- the guaB gene encoding IMP dehydrogenase, which produces MWESKFVKEGLTFDDVLLVPAKSDILPREVSVKTVLSESLQLNIPLISAGMDTVTEADMAIAMARQGGLGIVHKNMSIEQQAEQVDKVKRSESGVITDPFFLTPEHQVYDAEHLMGKYRISGVPIVNNLDEQKLVGIITNRDMRFIQDYSIKISDVMTKEQLITAPVGTTLEDAEKILQKYKIEKLPLVDNHGVLQGLITIKDIEKVIEFPNSAKDTQGRLLVGAAVGVTADAMLRIDALVKANVDVIVLDTAHGHSHGVIEKVKEVRAKYPSLNIIAGNVATAEATRALIEAGANIIKVGIGPGSICTTRVVAGVGVPQLTAVYDCATEARKHGIPVIADGGIKYSGDMVKALAAGAHVVMLGSIFAGVAESPGETEIYQGRQFKVYRGMGSVGAMEKGSKDRYFQEGNKKLVPEGIEGRVPFKGPLADTVHQLVGGLRAGMGYCGAQDLEFLRESAQFIRMSGAGLRESHPHDVQITKESPNYSL; this is translated from the coding sequence ATGTGGGAATCTAAATTTGTTAAAGAAGGTTTGACATTCGATGATGTATTACTTGTACCAGCGAAGTCAGATATATTGCCAAGAGAAGTAAGTGTAAAAACTGTTCTATCTGAAAGCTTACAGTTAAACATTCCTTTAATTAGTGCAGGTATGGATACAGTAACAGAAGCTGATATGGCGATTGCTATGGCACGTCAAGGCGGCTTAGGGATTGTTCATAAGAATATGTCTATTGAGCAACAAGCCGAGCAGGTTGATAAAGTAAAGCGCTCTGAGAGCGGCGTTATTACAGATCCTTTCTTTTTAACTCCAGAACATCAAGTATATGATGCAGAACATCTTATGGGAAAATATCGTATTTCAGGTGTACCAATTGTAAATAATTTAGATGAGCAAAAACTAGTTGGTATTATTACAAACCGTGATATGCGTTTCATTCAAGACTACTCTATTAAAATTTCCGATGTGATGACAAAAGAGCAATTAATTACAGCTCCTGTTGGCACAACACTAGAAGATGCTGAAAAGATTCTCCAGAAATATAAAATTGAAAAACTCCCTCTTGTTGATAATCACGGTGTATTACAAGGGCTTATCACAATTAAAGATATTGAAAAAGTAATTGAATTTCCAAACTCTGCAAAAGATACGCAAGGTCGTTTACTTGTTGGAGCAGCAGTTGGTGTAACAGCAGACGCAATGCTTCGTATCGATGCATTAGTGAAAGCGAATGTTGACGTAATTGTTCTTGATACAGCTCATGGACATTCTCATGGTGTTATTGAAAAAGTAAAAGAAGTTCGTGCGAAATATCCATCATTGAATATTATCGCAGGTAATGTTGCTACAGCTGAAGCGACACGCGCATTAATCGAAGCAGGTGCAAATATTATTAAAGTTGGTATTGGACCTGGCTCTATTTGTACAACACGCGTTGTGGCAGGTGTTGGTGTACCACAATTAACGGCAGTATATGATTGTGCAACAGAAGCTCGTAAGCATGGTATTCCAGTGATTGCTGATGGCGGCATTAAATACTCTGGAGATATGGTAAAAGCGTTAGCAGCAGGTGCACACGTTGTTATGCTTGGAAGTATCTTTGCTGGTGTAGCAGAAAGCCCAGGAGAAACTGAAATTTACCAAGGACGTCAATTTAAAGTATACCGCGGCATGGGTTCTGTTGGAGCAATGGAAAAAGGAAGTAAAGATCGTTACTTCCAAGAAGGCAACAAAAAACTTGTTCCAGAAGGAATTGAGGGACGAGTACCATTTAAAGGTCCTTTAGCTGATACAGTTCACCAATTAGTTGGTGGCTTACGTGCAGGTATGGGATATTGTGGAGCACAAGATTTAGAGTTCTTACGTGAGAGTGCACAATTTATTCGCATGTCAGGTGCTGGCTTACGCGAAAGTCATCCACATGATGTACAAATTACAAAAGAATCTCCAAATTACTCTTTATAA